Proteins from a single region of Pseudomonas ekonensis:
- a CDS encoding YfaP family protein has translation MTLRYPQVLLLLCAFAALSPASAADGVKLDTPVGGWRTGAPEGESESFRQTVNYPASSVNTPTGQANTARISGQIQAAPKGNAPGRLIVNGVSMPLKIDDAGRFDRPFSFPNGSNSVEVRSPDGQQRHRTQFLNASGGATPAKLRVLLAWDSDGTDLDLHLVTPDGAHIWYGDRTAPNGAALDVDVTTGYGPEIFAMPAPIKGQYLVYVNYYGGGYRGDDEGGEEAVQPLTTAQVTVITEEGTPSEKMETFVVPMRAVGELTLVKSFSYP, from the coding sequence ATGACACTCCGTTATCCACAGGTCTTGCTGTTGCTCTGTGCCTTCGCCGCGCTGTCGCCGGCGTCGGCCGCCGACGGCGTCAAACTCGACACCCCGGTCGGCGGCTGGCGCACCGGCGCGCCGGAGGGCGAAAGCGAAAGCTTCCGCCAGACCGTCAACTACCCGGCCTCGTCGGTCAACACCCCGACCGGCCAGGCCAACACCGCGCGCATCAGCGGCCAGATCCAGGCCGCGCCCAAGGGCAACGCGCCCGGCCGGCTTATCGTCAACGGCGTCAGCATGCCGCTGAAGATCGATGACGCCGGCCGCTTCGACCGCCCGTTCTCCTTCCCCAACGGCAGCAACAGCGTCGAAGTCCGCAGCCCCGACGGCCAGCAGCGCCACCGCACCCAGTTCCTCAACGCCAGCGGCGGCGCCACCCCGGCCAAACTGCGCGTGCTGCTGGCCTGGGACAGCGACGGCACCGACCTCGACCTGCACCTCGTCACCCCGGACGGCGCCCACATCTGGTACGGCGACCGCACCGCCCCCAACGGCGCCGCCCTGGACGTCGACGTCACCACCGGCTACGGCCCGGAAATCTTCGCCATGCCCGCGCCGATCAAGGGCCAGTACCTGGTCTACGTGAACTACTACGGCGGCGGCTACCGCGGGGACGACGAAGGCGGCGAGGAGGCGGTGCAGCCGCTGACCACGGCGCAGGTGACGGTGATCACCGAAGAAGGCACGCCGAGTGAGAAGATGGAGACGTTCGTGGTGCCGATGAGGGCGGTGGGGGAACTGACGCTGGTGAAGTCGTTCAGTTATCCGTGA
- a CDS encoding DUF2300 domain-containing protein gives MADTGAREPAYECRGQSKEEVYCCSAGGKVERDQALVKSCGLYFEPARLGISAADWRRYWQVRNAPGWLLDLPSVQPAQRVSVAELLRVLASVPAQAQMRRVLLDVVLGAADGNVVGELGGRLRVKTWSWLGDQDAASRQGGFAGWTADGAPVWAGGRGTSQVVLRQYGQALASVLPAPWPAESGRCVEVGLFSRYPLARVMSAGHAVTSGPLAGDYRVEFANGNALDIHSAGELFLLNDRLVARLDREEYVARVLDREARSEPAEAAKALAVAIRTYLLQNAARSGECLSIDDSSNRQRVAPRPASAESRGIAAWTADLVLAGSTVTYHSDQPGPDRLAWQQAVEQANAGQRYDAILLHAYPRASLSRWDNPVASCEALPAAQDWLQKQRRGWRPRLEGETGYNEVSTFAVCKLAFGRPFVDRERQRIYVRGVLTLQDRLDLTHEYLHLAFEAHPNGQDETYIEGLARHLLLE, from the coding sequence CTGGCGGACACCGGTGCCCGGGAGCCGGCCTATGAATGCCGCGGGCAGTCGAAAGAGGAAGTCTACTGCTGCTCCGCCGGCGGCAAGGTCGAGCGCGATCAGGCGTTGGTGAAGTCCTGCGGGCTGTATTTCGAGCCGGCGCGGCTGGGCATTTCCGCTGCCGATTGGCGTCGTTACTGGCAGGTGCGCAACGCACCGGGATGGTTGCTTGACTTGCCGTCGGTGCAACCGGCGCAACGGGTTTCGGTGGCCGAACTGCTGCGGGTGTTGGCGTCCGTTCCCGCCCAGGCGCAGATGCGCCGGGTGCTGCTCGATGTGGTGCTGGGCGCGGCGGACGGCAACGTCGTCGGCGAGCTGGGCGGACGCTTGCGGGTGAAGACCTGGAGCTGGCTCGGCGATCAGGACGCGGCGTCGCGCCAGGGCGGGTTCGCCGGCTGGACCGCGGACGGTGCGCCGGTGTGGGCGGGCGGGCGCGGCACCAGTCAGGTGGTGCTGCGCCAGTACGGGCAGGCGCTGGCTTCGGTGCTGCCGGCCCCGTGGCCGGCGGAGTCCGGGCGTTGCGTCGAAGTGGGGCTGTTCTCGCGCTACCCGCTTGCGCGTGTGATGTCGGCGGGGCACGCCGTGACCTCCGGTCCGCTGGCCGGCGACTACCGCGTCGAGTTCGCCAACGGCAATGCGCTGGATATCCACAGCGCTGGCGAACTGTTCCTGCTCAACGACAGGCTGGTGGCGCGGCTGGACCGCGAAGAGTACGTCGCCCGCGTCCTCGACCGCGAAGCCAGGTCCGAACCCGCCGAAGCCGCCAAGGCCCTGGCCGTGGCGATCCGCACCTACCTGCTGCAGAACGCCGCGCGCAGCGGCGAGTGCCTGAGCATCGACGACAGCAGCAACCGCCAGCGGGTCGCTCCGCGCCCGGCGTCCGCCGAGTCACGCGGGATCGCGGCGTGGACGGCGGATCTGGTGCTGGCCGGCAGCACCGTCACCTATCACTCCGACCAGCCGGGCCCGGACAGGCTCGCCTGGCAGCAGGCCGTCGAACAGGCCAACGCCGGCCAGCGCTACGACGCGATCCTGCTGCACGCCTATCCCCGCGCCAGCCTCAGCCGCTGGGACAACCCGGTCGCCTCCTGCGAGGCGCTGCCTGCGGCCCAGGACTGGCTGCAGAAGCAGCGGCGCGGCTGGCGCCCGAGGCTGGAAGGCGAAACCGGGTACAACGAGGTCAGCACCTTTGCGGTCTGCAAGCTCGCGTTCGGGCGGCCGTTCGTCGACCGCGAACGCCAGCGCATCTACGTGCGCGGCGTCCTCACCCTGCAGGACCGCCTCGACCTGACCCACGAATACCTGCACCTGGCCTTCGAGGCACACCCCAACGGCCAGGACGAAACCTACATCGAAGGGCTTGCCCGTCACCTTTTGCTGGAATAG
- a CDS encoding GGDEF domain-containing protein, which yields MALHIPTLLAVSVFVFFLMGLLTLHAWHRETRERPLAYLGGMMLSATLGMLLVSWRDHGIDIIPIVIGNVILLLGAALNWTAIRVFVGRSPSVPGMLAGAVIWLSLCLIPAFYGDMSARVTAYSLLTVGYGVLTALEFWRGRKHLEVAFMPALALILLHTVFYAVRSVTDQGLKPDHSASGTVSGAQFFAFMLFESMLYVIGIGYMTLAMVKERAELKFRAAALTDPLTGIGNRRAFMLHAAQKLADSKRRGETAAMLLCDLDHFKNLNDTYGHPAGDQALVAFSQVMAQSLRKQDVSGRIGGEEFACLLGACDEQTAVQVAERMRLTFSRLPMPAPGLLSVSIGVVTTRESGYDLSRLLSEADEALYGAKDRGRNRVLTLRQLYLSLTDN from the coding sequence ATGGCGCTTCACATCCCTACCCTGCTGGCCGTGTCGGTCTTCGTGTTCTTTTTGATGGGGCTGTTGACGCTCCATGCCTGGCATCGCGAGACCCGCGAACGGCCGCTGGCGTACCTGGGCGGCATGATGTTGTCGGCAACCTTGGGCATGCTGCTGGTCAGCTGGCGCGACCACGGCATCGATATCATTCCGATCGTGATCGGCAACGTGATCCTGCTGCTCGGCGCGGCGCTGAACTGGACGGCGATCCGCGTATTCGTCGGTCGCTCGCCCTCGGTTCCGGGCATGTTGGCCGGGGCCGTCATCTGGCTGAGCCTGTGCCTGATCCCTGCCTTCTACGGCGACATGTCGGCCCGGGTGACGGCGTATTCGCTGCTGACGGTCGGTTACGGTGTGCTCACGGCGCTGGAGTTCTGGCGCGGCCGCAAGCATCTGGAGGTCGCGTTCATGCCGGCGCTGGCGCTGATCCTGCTGCACACCGTGTTCTATGCCGTGCGCAGCGTCACCGACCAAGGCCTGAAACCGGATCACAGCGCATCGGGCACGGTCAGCGGTGCGCAGTTCTTTGCGTTCATGCTGTTCGAGTCGATGCTGTACGTCATCGGCATCGGCTACATGACGCTGGCGATGGTGAAGGAACGCGCCGAACTGAAGTTCAGGGCCGCCGCATTGACCGACCCGCTGACCGGCATCGGCAACCGCCGCGCCTTCATGCTTCACGCTGCGCAAAAGCTGGCCGACAGCAAACGGCGGGGAGAGACGGCGGCAATGCTGCTCTGCGACCTGGATCACTTCAAGAACCTGAACGACACCTATGGGCATCCCGCAGGCGATCAGGCCTTGGTTGCGTTCAGCCAGGTGATGGCCCAGAGCCTGCGCAAGCAAGACGTCTCCGGCCGGATCGGTGGCGAGGAGTTCGCCTGCCTGCTGGGGGCCTGTGACGAACAGACCGCTGTGCAGGTGGCGGAGCGTATGCGGTTGACCTTCTCGCGCTTGCCCATGCCGGCGCCGGGCCTGCTCAGCGTCAGCATCGGTGTGGTCACGACACGGGAGTCGGGTTATGACCTGTCACGCCTGCTCTCGGAAGCCGACGAAGCGTTGTACGGCGCCAAGGACAGGGGGCGCAACCGCGTGCTGACCCTGCGTCAGCTGTACCTGAGCCTCACGGATAACTGA